The Streptomyces sp. NBC_00344 genome includes a window with the following:
- a CDS encoding aminotransferase class IV → MKIWVNGGLRDADTALVSVFDHGLTVGDGIFETVKATDGRTFALTRHLERLTRSARGLGLPDPDHDEVRRACAAVLEANPMPLGRLRITYTGGFSPLGSERGDAGPTLVAALGETTRRPDTTAAVTVPWTRNERSAVAGLKTTSYAENVVALARAHADGATEALFANTGGRLCEGTGSNVFVVVDGELHTPPLASGCLAGITRALAIEWAGARESDLPLDVLRRADEIFLTSTLRDVQAVHRVDGRELADAPGPVTAKAMRIWDERAAGDLDP, encoded by the coding sequence ATGAAGATCTGGGTCAACGGCGGCCTTCGGGACGCCGACACAGCGCTGGTATCCGTCTTCGACCACGGGCTGACCGTGGGCGACGGCATCTTCGAGACGGTCAAGGCGACGGATGGGCGCACGTTCGCGCTGACCCGGCACCTCGAACGGCTGACCCGCTCGGCCCGGGGGCTCGGTCTGCCCGACCCCGATCACGACGAGGTGCGGCGGGCCTGCGCGGCGGTGCTCGAGGCCAATCCGATGCCGCTGGGCCGGCTGCGGATCACCTACACCGGTGGCTTCTCCCCACTCGGCTCGGAACGCGGTGACGCCGGCCCCACGCTGGTGGCGGCGCTCGGTGAGACCACTCGCAGGCCCGACACCACCGCCGCTGTCACCGTGCCCTGGACGCGTAATGAACGCAGCGCGGTGGCCGGGCTCAAGACCACCTCGTACGCCGAGAACGTCGTCGCGCTCGCCAGGGCACACGCCGATGGCGCCACCGAGGCGCTGTTCGCCAACACCGGCGGCCGGCTCTGCGAGGGCACCGGGTCGAACGTCTTCGTCGTCGTCGACGGGGAATTGCACACCCCGCCGCTGGCTTCCGGCTGTCTCGCGGGCATCACCCGTGCCCTGGCCATCGAATGGGCCGGCGCACGTGAGAGCGATCTGCCGCTGGACGTACTGCGGCGTGCCGACGAGATCTTCCTGACCTCGACGCTCCGCGATGTGCAGGCCGTGCACCGCGTCGACGGCCGTGAACTCGCCGACGCACCGGGCCCGGTCACCGCGAAGGCCATGCGGATCTGGGACGAGCGCGCGGCCGGCGACCTGGATCCGTAG
- a CDS encoding GNAT family N-acetyltransferase has protein sequence MTTTLRPAGPLQQSAEGAKSRSYEVCVNGRPVGVVDLRTDDAFGPSWGVVGGLRIDEPDRGRGRGTVAALAAEEVLRGWGCTHVRVCVPAGAPGALRMAAALGYVERSSHMLKELPLRPPELPAGVGGRGMREDEYGQWRTAAVSDHAQVWTDLGVAEADARARAEADHRRRLPEGLATAGTVIDVLVADGGVVGHVWVSEAEVLPGRRGTLVLKVEVAEEHRGRGHGRSLMLLAEREAIAAGSRLIRLNVFAGNAPALRLYESLGYRTVERHCAKRLL, from the coding sequence ATGACCACGACTCTGCGGCCGGCCGGGCCGCTTCAGCAAAGCGCCGAAGGCGCGAAGTCACGCTCCTACGAGGTGTGCGTGAACGGCCGTCCGGTGGGCGTCGTCGATCTGCGCACGGACGACGCATTCGGGCCGTCCTGGGGTGTCGTCGGCGGACTGCGGATCGATGAACCGGACCGCGGACGCGGACGGGGGACGGTCGCGGCGCTCGCCGCCGAGGAGGTGCTGCGCGGCTGGGGCTGCACCCATGTGCGTGTCTGCGTACCGGCCGGGGCACCCGGCGCTCTGCGGATGGCCGCCGCGCTCGGCTACGTCGAACGCAGCAGCCACATGCTCAAGGAGCTGCCGCTGCGGCCTCCCGAGCTGCCCGCCGGTGTCGGGGGCCGGGGCATGCGCGAGGATGAGTACGGACAGTGGCGGACTGCCGCAGTGAGCGACCACGCGCAGGTCTGGACCGACCTCGGGGTGGCGGAGGCCGATGCCCGCGCCAGAGCCGAGGCCGACCACCGCAGAAGGCTCCCCGAGGGGCTCGCCACCGCCGGCACGGTGATCGATGTGCTGGTCGCCGACGGAGGCGTGGTCGGCCATGTCTGGGTCTCGGAGGCCGAGGTGCTCCCGGGCAGGCGCGGCACCCTCGTCCTCAAGGTGGAGGTGGCCGAGGAGCACCGGGGGCGGGGCCACGGCCGTTCGCTGATGCTGCTGGCCGAGCGCGAGGCAATCGCGGCCGGGTCACGGCTGATCAGACTGAACGTCTTCGCCGGGAACGCCCCGGCCCTCCGGCTGTACGAGTCTCTCGGGTACCGCACGGTCGAGCGTCACTGCGCGAAGCGGCTGCTCTGA
- a CDS encoding DsbA family protein, which produces MSDSSPVRPVVLDVWCELQCPDCRGALDDLHALRARYGDRLELRLRHFPLDKHKHAYAAAQAAEEAFEQGQGWAYTEAVLARTEQLASQGEPLLLDTARELGLDAEEFDTMLIDGRHMLVVDADQAEGRAIGVTGTPTYVIGGERLDGGKSRQGLRERVEEIADRLLTG; this is translated from the coding sequence ATGAGCGACTCCTCTCCCGTCCGCCCCGTCGTCCTCGACGTCTGGTGCGAGCTCCAGTGCCCCGACTGCCGCGGCGCCCTCGACGACCTGCACGCGCTGCGTGCCCGCTACGGCGACCGGCTCGAGCTGCGTCTGCGGCACTTCCCCCTCGACAAGCACAAGCACGCCTATGCCGCCGCCCAGGCCGCGGAGGAGGCGTTCGAGCAGGGGCAGGGCTGGGCCTACACCGAGGCGGTTCTCGCCCGCACCGAGCAGCTCGCGTCGCAGGGTGAGCCGCTGCTGCTCGACACCGCCCGCGAACTCGGCCTCGACGCCGAGGAGTTCGACACCATGCTGATCGACGGGCGGCACATGCTGGTCGTCGACGCCGACCAGGCCGAGGGCAGAGCGATCGGGGTCACCGGCACTCCGACGTATGTCATCGGCGGAGAGCGGCTGGACGGCGGGAAGAGCCGGCAGGGGCTGCGGGAGCGTGTCGAGGAGATCGCCGACCGGCTGCTCACCGGCTGA
- a CDS encoding CGNR zinc finger domain-containing protein: MLIPHDTRIALDAVVGLVNTAPEGSGDTDPLAGIEALYAFVQRYSVSGVGDLTERDRTAVLQVRDRFADVFAAADARTAAALVNQLVASAGTTPQLTDHDGYDWHVHYFAPGASVADHLAADGGMALAFIVVAGEQERLRRCEAPDCGHAFVDLSRNRSRRYCDSRTCGNRLHVAAYRARRKAATG; the protein is encoded by the coding sequence GTGCTGATCCCCCACGACACCCGGATCGCCCTCGACGCGGTGGTCGGTCTGGTGAATACCGCCCCGGAGGGCAGTGGAGACACCGATCCCCTTGCCGGCATCGAAGCGCTGTACGCGTTTGTGCAGCGGTACTCGGTCAGCGGGGTGGGCGACCTCACCGAGCGCGACCGCACAGCCGTACTGCAGGTCAGGGACCGGTTCGCCGACGTCTTCGCGGCTGCCGACGCCCGCACGGCGGCCGCGCTGGTCAACCAGCTCGTCGCCTCCGCCGGCACCACCCCGCAGCTCACCGATCACGACGGCTACGACTGGCATGTCCATTACTTCGCGCCCGGAGCCTCGGTCGCCGACCACCTGGCCGCCGACGGAGGCATGGCTCTGGCCTTCATCGTGGTGGCAGGCGAACAGGAACGGCTGCGCCGCTGCGAGGCGCCGGACTGCGGGCACGCCTTCGTGGATCTGTCACGGAATCGCTCCCGGCGCTACTGCGACAGCCGCACCTGCGGCAACCGGCTCCATGTCGCCGCCTACCGGGCACGGCGCAAGGCCGCGACGGGCTGA
- a CDS encoding SsgA family sporulation/cell division regulator — protein MNTTVSCELHLRLVVSSESSLPVPAGLRYDTADPYAVHATFHTGAEETVEWVFARDLLAEGLHRPTGTGDVRVWPSRSHGQGVVCIALSSPEGEALLEAPARALESFLKRTDAAVPPGTEHRHFDLDTELSHILAES, from the coding sequence ATGAACACCACGGTCAGCTGCGAGCTGCACCTGCGCCTCGTTGTGTCGAGCGAGTCATCACTGCCTGTACCCGCGGGCCTGCGGTATGACACGGCCGATCCGTATGCCGTGCATGCCACCTTCCATACCGGAGCCGAAGAGACCGTGGAGTGGGTCTTCGCCCGCGATCTCCTGGCCGAGGGCCTGCACAGGCCCACCGGCACCGGCGACGTCCGAGTCTGGCCGTCACGCAGCCACGGTCAGGGCGTCGTCTGCATCGCCCTGAGCTCTCCGGAGGGAGAAGCCCTGCTCGAAGCCCCAGCGAGGGCACTGGAGTCGTTCCTCAAGCGGACCGACGCCGCCGTGCCACCCGGTACGGAACACCGTCACTTCGATCTCGACACGGAGCTCTCGCACATCCTGGCCGAAAGCTGA
- a CDS encoding TIGR02611 family protein: protein MSTESDGRDEAASAAGLGSRAPEFIRASRALHLSWQAGVFLVGLAVVAAGIVMLPLPGPGWLVIFGGMAVWATEFVWAQLVLRWTKRKVTEAAQKALDPRVRRRNIVLASIALVVVAALLVIYVRQFGFVMPWKTGR, encoded by the coding sequence ATGAGTACGGAGAGTGACGGGCGGGACGAGGCTGCCTCCGCCGCAGGACTCGGTTCCAGGGCGCCGGAGTTCATCAGGGCGTCCAGGGCCCTCCACCTGAGCTGGCAGGCCGGCGTCTTCCTGGTCGGGCTCGCCGTGGTGGCCGCGGGCATCGTCATGCTGCCCCTGCCGGGCCCCGGCTGGCTGGTGATCTTCGGGGGCATGGCGGTCTGGGCGACGGAATTCGTCTGGGCGCAGCTGGTGCTGCGCTGGACGAAGCGGAAGGTCACCGAAGCCGCGCAGAAGGCTCTCGATCCACGGGTGCGGCGGCGGAACATCGTCCTGGCGTCGATCGCCCTGGTGGTCGTGGCCGCCCTGCTCGTGATCTATGTCAGGCAGTTCGGTTTCGTCATGCCGTGGAAGACCGGCCGGTGA
- a CDS encoding SCO7613 C-terminal domain-containing membrane protein: protein MENLPPPAQELVLLDRELAQLDARRSQLLTRRAWLLAALRSAPVQPQGSHQTPPGRHAPLPETSPPSAQNVLLALGGVLLTIAAIAFTVVSWGHLGIGGRATVLGALTAAALAAPPVLLRRGLVSTAESVAGTGLALTVLDTYALHQFAARDSGAAAFAAGSAAVLALLWAGYGTALGRLRLPLPAALVAAQLPLLLWASSAGGGALTTGWALLATASFDVAVLLGHKDKMIRVIACAGASGTGGAALLTACGPALSADTAGAAAAPGALLLAGAAVALSASWRLRSTAAAVVAGLAAVAAAGGVVRTAVADEWAPVVPLVCAIGLLAVVRTRVPRPVVRGVVAASCGVQAAVALWALPPVVVAVLAPVARLDRVWAGAPGSLRLPWPALPAAPAALLLIAAVLTVAQASASAMARWRTEAVCGALVLGWGAVLVLPAAASLPWPAAVTLYTALTVAALAASVRLSAAAGAGAPAVTALGCALAGAFAVSMAATEEESATFAVLAVLLVAFAGAAAAPAALAIRTVTACAAVVYATGLAGASGAALGLPPHRTALLVLAVPAVVAGLAARLRRHPLALPAETAAAAAGLVAVALAAGDTASLALVLALGAVITAGTAVRPERRAVGFAAPVLFVLATWVRLADSGVTVPEAYTLPVTVPALAVGLLRRRSDPQASSWTAYGPGLSATLLPSLFAAWGDTHWLRPLLLGAAALGVTLTGARLRLQAPLALGGAVLALDAVHELAPYLVQVAGALPRWLPPALAGMLLLAVGATYEQRLRDARRLRDRLARMN, encoded by the coding sequence ATGGAGAACCTTCCGCCACCCGCGCAGGAGCTGGTGCTTCTGGACCGCGAGCTGGCACAACTCGACGCCCGGCGATCCCAGTTGCTGACCCGCAGGGCCTGGCTCCTCGCCGCACTGCGTTCCGCGCCGGTCCAGCCACAGGGCAGCCACCAGACCCCGCCCGGCCGGCACGCACCGCTGCCGGAGACCTCCCCGCCCAGTGCGCAGAACGTACTGCTCGCCCTCGGTGGGGTACTGCTGACCATCGCTGCGATCGCCTTCACCGTGGTGAGTTGGGGTCATCTGGGCATCGGCGGCCGGGCCACTGTGCTCGGCGCCCTCACCGCGGCGGCGCTGGCGGCCCCGCCGGTCCTGCTTCGCCGCGGACTGGTTTCGACGGCCGAGTCCGTGGCGGGCACCGGCCTGGCGCTGACGGTTCTCGACACCTACGCACTGCACCAGTTCGCGGCCCGGGACAGCGGAGCGGCGGCCTTCGCCGCGGGCTCGGCGGCAGTTCTCGCGCTGCTCTGGGCGGGGTACGGCACAGCGCTCGGAAGGCTGCGGCTCCCGCTGCCCGCCGCGCTGGTCGCGGCGCAGCTGCCGCTGCTGCTGTGGGCGTCGTCGGCCGGCGGCGGTGCCCTGACGACCGGTTGGGCCCTGCTGGCGACCGCGTCGTTCGACGTGGCGGTCCTGCTGGGGCACAAGGACAAGATGATCCGGGTCATCGCCTGCGCCGGCGCTTCCGGGACCGGCGGAGCCGCGCTGCTCACGGCCTGCGGGCCGGCGCTGTCCGCGGACACCGCGGGGGCCGCGGCAGCGCCCGGGGCGCTTCTGCTGGCCGGTGCGGCCGTCGCACTGTCCGCATCGTGGCGGCTGCGCTCGACCGCCGCGGCGGTCGTGGCGGGACTGGCGGCGGTCGCGGCGGCCGGCGGGGTGGTGCGCACCGCGGTTGCCGACGAGTGGGCTCCTGTCGTGCCTCTGGTGTGCGCGATCGGCCTGCTGGCGGTGGTGCGTACCCGGGTGCCCCGTCCTGTCGTACGTGGCGTCGTGGCCGCGTCCTGCGGGGTTCAGGCAGCGGTGGCGCTCTGGGCGCTGCCGCCGGTCGTTGTTGCCGTTCTGGCTCCGGTGGCCCGGCTGGACAGGGTCTGGGCGGGTGCGCCCGGTTCCCTCCGCCTTCCCTGGCCCGCTCTCCCCGCGGCACCGGCGGCCCTGCTCCTGATCGCGGCGGTCCTGACGGTGGCGCAGGCGTCGGCGAGTGCGATGGCTCGGTGGCGCACCGAGGCCGTCTGCGGCGCGCTCGTCCTGGGCTGGGGGGCCGTGCTCGTCCTTCCCGCCGCCGCTTCGCTGCCCTGGCCGGCAGCCGTCACGCTGTACACCGCGCTGACCGTGGCGGCCCTGGCCGCCTCGGTACGCCTGAGCGCGGCGGCCGGCGCCGGCGCGCCGGCCGTGACCGCGCTGGGCTGTGCGCTGGCGGGGGCGTTCGCGGTCTCGATGGCGGCGACGGAGGAGGAGTCCGCCACCTTCGCTGTTCTCGCCGTGCTGCTCGTGGCCTTCGCCGGCGCGGCCGCCGCTCCGGCGGCGCTTGCGATACGGACCGTTACGGCGTGCGCGGCCGTGGTGTACGCGACCGGGCTGGCCGGCGCCTCGGGTGCCGCGCTCGGACTTCCCCCACACCGGACGGCGTTGCTGGTCCTGGCGGTGCCCGCCGTGGTGGCCGGCCTGGCCGCCCGGCTGCGCCGCCACCCGCTGGCGCTGCCGGCGGAGACCGCCGCGGCGGCGGCCGGCCTGGTCGCCGTGGCACTCGCGGCCGGTGACACGGCCTCGCTGGCACTGGTGCTCGCTCTGGGCGCAGTGATCACCGCGGGCACCGCGGTGCGGCCGGAACGGCGGGCGGTGGGCTTCGCGGCCCCCGTCCTGTTCGTACTGGCGACCTGGGTGCGCCTCGCGGACTCCGGTGTCACCGTCCCCGAGGCGTACACCCTGCCCGTCACCGTCCCCGCCCTGGCCGTCGGCCTGCTGCGCCGCCGCAGCGATCCGCAGGCCTCGTCCTGGACCGCCTACGGCCCCGGGCTGTCGGCGACACTGCTGCCGAGTCTCTTCGCGGCCTGGGGCGACACCCACTGGCTGCGGCCGCTGCTGCTGGGCGCGGCGGCGCTGGGTGTCACCCTGACGGGTGCGCGGCTGCGGCTCCAGGCGCCGCTCGCGCTGGGCGGCGCGGTGCTCGCGCTGGACGCCGTGCACGAGCTGGCCCCGTACCTTGTGCAGGTGGCCGGCGCACTCCCCCGCTGGCTGCCGCCGGCCCTCGCCGGGATGCTGCTGCTGGCGGTCGGCGCGACCTACGAACAGCGGCTGCGCGACGCGCGCCGGCTCCGGGACCGGCTGGCGCGCATGAACTGA
- a CDS encoding 3'-5' exonuclease, with product MPCWYEGPLAAFDTETTGVDVEGDRIVSAALVVQDAAGGRPRITRWLVNPGIPVPAGATEIHGLTDLHLQRNGRWPSPVVAEIAKALAEQCAAGRPLVVMNAPFDLTLLDRELRRHRASSLDRYLGESPLRVLDPRVLDKHLDRYRKGRRTLTDLCEQYEVVLDGAHDAAADATAALELVRAIGRRYAGRLERLTATELHALQAGWHAAQARGLQAWFARQGTPEAVDPSWPLRPELTAAA from the coding sequence ATGCCGTGCTGGTACGAGGGGCCACTGGCCGCATTTGACACCGAGACAACCGGCGTGGACGTCGAGGGGGACCGCATCGTTTCGGCCGCCCTGGTGGTCCAGGACGCGGCCGGCGGCCGGCCGCGCATCACCCGCTGGCTGGTGAATCCGGGCATCCCGGTGCCCGCCGGCGCCACCGAGATACACGGTCTCACCGACCTGCATCTGCAGCGCAACGGCCGGTGGCCGTCGCCGGTGGTCGCCGAGATAGCCAAGGCGCTGGCCGAGCAGTGCGCCGCGGGGCGCCCGCTGGTCGTGATGAACGCGCCCTTCGATCTGACGCTGCTGGACCGTGAGTTGCGCCGCCATCGCGCCTCGTCACTCGACCGGTATCTGGGCGAGTCCCCGCTGCGTGTACTGGACCCCAGGGTGCTGGACAAGCACCTGGACCGTTACCGCAAGGGCCGCCGCACCCTGACCGATCTGTGTGAGCAGTACGAGGTGGTGCTGGACGGCGCACACGACGCGGCGGCCGACGCAACCGCCGCCCTCGAACTCGTCCGGGCGATCGGGCGCCGGTACGCCGGCCGGCTGGAACGGCTGACCGCCACCGAGCTCCACGCCCTGCAGGCGGGCTGGCACGCGGCGCAGGCCCGTGGCCTGCAGGCCTGGTTCGCCAGACAGGGCACCCCCGAGGCGGTGGATCCTTCCTGGCCGCTGCGGCCCGAGCTGACCGCGGCAGCCTGA
- a CDS encoding DUF4365 domain-containing protein, whose translation MALAQPERGDLAPERFAPLRGSLATTACMETFQVGYLHAVAAASGCSLSQPFPDNGIDWHVSHGAAGHTVDDEVTIKVQLKCTYQIAPHPPGAAFSFTLDNAHLVKLARTPVSVHKILVVMLVPRTQDDWLRAGHERLDLRHCCYWTNLAGHPVTGRRRTTVRIPTSRIFDDRALCEIMTRVGAGGRP comes from the coding sequence ATGGCGCTCGCGCAGCCCGAACGGGGCGATCTGGCACCCGAGCGGTTCGCGCCGCTGCGCGGCTCGCTCGCCACCACCGCCTGCATGGAGACCTTTCAAGTGGGGTATCTCCACGCGGTGGCGGCGGCTTCGGGCTGCTCGCTCTCCCAGCCCTTTCCGGACAACGGCATCGACTGGCACGTCAGCCACGGCGCCGCCGGACACACCGTTGACGACGAAGTGACGATCAAGGTGCAGCTCAAGTGCACTTATCAGATAGCCCCGCACCCGCCGGGCGCGGCCTTCTCCTTCACGCTCGACAACGCCCATCTGGTGAAGCTGGCCCGCACCCCCGTGTCGGTGCACAAGATCCTGGTCGTGATGCTGGTGCCGCGGACTCAGGACGACTGGCTGCGGGCCGGACACGAACGGCTCGATCTGCGGCACTGCTGTTACTGGACCAACCTGGCAGGCCACCCCGTGACGGGCAGGCGAAGGACCACCGTGCGGATCCCGACCTCGCGGATATTCGACGACCGAGCGCTCTGCGAGATCATGACCCGTGTCGGGGCCGGAGGGAGACCCTGA
- the thrS gene encoding threonine--tRNA ligase — MSDVRVVIQRDSEREERVVTTGTTAAELFTGERTVVAARVAGELKDLGYAVAEGDEVEPVEISSEDGLNILRHSTAHVMAQAVQELFPDAKLGIGPPVKDGFYYDFDVERPFTPDDLKAIEKKMQEIQKRGQRFSRRVVSDEAAREELAAEPYKLELIGIKGSASTDDGADVEVGGGELTIYDNIDAKTGELCWKDLCRGPHLPTTRNIPAFKLMRNAAAYWRGSEKNPMLQRIYGTAWPSKDELKAHLEFLAEAEKRDHRKLGSELDLFSIPEQIGSGLAVFHPRGGIIRRVMEDYSRKRHEEEGYEFVYTPHATKGKLFETSGHLDWYADGMYPPMQLDEGTDYYLKPMNCPMHNLIFDARGRSYRELPLRLFEFGTVYRYEKSGVVHGLTRARGFTQDDAHIYCTKEQMADELDKTLTFVLGLLRDYGLNDFYLELSTKDPEKFVGSDEIWEEATETLRQVAEKQGLPLVPDPGGAAFYGPKISVQAKDAIGRTWQMSTVQLDFNLPERFNLEYTGPDGSKQRPVMIHRALFGSIERFFAVLLEHYAGAFPAWLAPVQAVGIPIGDAHIPYLQEFAAEARKQGLRVDVDASSDRMQKKIRNQQKQKVPFMIIVGDEDMNAGTVSFRYRDGSQENGIARDEAIAKIARAVEDRVQV; from the coding sequence GTGTCAGACGTCCGTGTGGTCATCCAACGCGATTCCGAGCGGGAAGAGCGCGTGGTGACGACGGGCACTACGGCAGCCGAGCTCTTCACCGGTGAGCGCACCGTCGTGGCGGCCCGGGTGGCCGGCGAGCTGAAGGACCTCGGATACGCCGTGGCCGAGGGCGACGAGGTCGAGCCGGTGGAGATCTCGTCCGAGGACGGCCTCAACATTCTGCGCCACTCCACCGCGCATGTGATGGCGCAGGCCGTGCAGGAGCTGTTTCCGGACGCGAAGCTGGGCATCGGGCCGCCGGTCAAGGACGGTTTCTACTACGACTTCGATGTCGAACGCCCCTTCACACCCGATGACCTCAAGGCCATCGAGAAGAAGATGCAGGAGATCCAGAAGCGCGGCCAGCGATTCTCGCGCCGGGTGGTGAGCGACGAGGCCGCCCGCGAGGAGCTGGCCGCCGAGCCGTACAAGCTGGAGCTCATCGGGATCAAGGGCTCGGCATCCACCGACGACGGCGCGGACGTCGAGGTGGGCGGGGGCGAGCTCACGATCTACGACAACATCGACGCCAAGACCGGTGAACTGTGCTGGAAGGACCTCTGCCGCGGTCCGCACCTGCCCACCACCCGGAACATCCCGGCGTTCAAGCTGATGCGCAACGCCGCGGCCTACTGGCGCGGCAGCGAGAAGAACCCGATGCTCCAGCGTATCTACGGCACTGCGTGGCCGTCGAAGGATGAGCTGAAGGCGCATCTGGAGTTCCTGGCGGAGGCCGAGAAGCGCGACCACCGCAAGCTCGGCAGCGAGCTGGACCTCTTCTCCATCCCCGAGCAGATCGGCTCGGGCCTCGCGGTCTTCCACCCCAGGGGTGGCATCATCCGCCGGGTCATGGAGGACTACTCGCGCAAGCGCCACGAGGAGGAGGGGTACGAGTTCGTCTACACCCCGCACGCCACCAAGGGGAAGCTGTTCGAGACGTCGGGGCACCTGGACTGGTACGCCGACGGCATGTACCCGCCCATGCAGCTCGACGAGGGCACGGACTACTACCTCAAGCCCATGAACTGCCCGATGCACAACCTGATCTTCGACGCGCGTGGCCGGTCCTACCGTGAACTGCCGCTGCGCCTCTTCGAGTTCGGGACCGTGTACCGCTACGAGAAATCAGGCGTCGTGCACGGCCTGACCAGGGCCCGCGGCTTCACCCAGGACGACGCGCACATCTACTGCACCAAGGAGCAGATGGCGGACGAGCTCGACAAGACGCTCACCTTCGTCCTCGGGCTGCTGCGCGACTACGGTCTGAACGACTTCTACCTGGAGCTGTCCACCAAGGACCCGGAGAAGTTCGTCGGCTCGGACGAGATCTGGGAAGAGGCCACCGAGACCCTGCGTCAGGTGGCCGAGAAGCAGGGTCTTCCGCTGGTCCCGGACCCCGGGGGCGCCGCCTTCTACGGCCCGAAGATCTCGGTCCAGGCCAAGGACGCCATCGGCCGTACCTGGCAGATGTCGACGGTGCAGCTGGACTTCAACCTGCCGGAGCGCTTCAACCTGGAGTACACCGGCCCCGACGGCAGCAAGCAGCGCCCGGTCATGATCCACCGTGCCCTGTTCGGCTCCATCGAGCGATTCTTCGCGGTGCTTCTCGAGCACTACGCGGGCGCGTTCCCGGCCTGGCTGGCGCCCGTGCAGGCGGTCGGCATCCCCATCGGCGACGCCCACATCCCGTATCTCCAGGAGTTCGCGGCCGAGGCGCGGAAGCAGGGGCTCCGGGTCGACGTGGACGCGTCGTCCGACCGGATGCAGAAGAAGATCAGGAACCAGCAGAAGCAGAAGGTTCCGTTCATGATCATCGTTGGTGACGAGGACATGAACGCCGGCACGGTGTCGTTCCGATACCGCGACGGCTCACAGGAGAACGGCATCGCCCGCGACGAGGCGATTGCCAAGATCGCCCGGGCCGTCGAGGACCGCGTCCAGGTCTGA
- a CDS encoding potassium channel family protein, with protein sequence MDVKEAAERLPRWEARTEVPLFAASVLFLACYAVLVLAQRADALLRDVALALALATWVVFAADYAIRLVLSGQGLRFPRSHWLDTLVLVLPLLRPLRMVKVYSAVQQRRARPRLSLQARVMAYASLSAVLLGFAAALAVYSSERSAPDATIRTFGDSVWWAAATLSTVGYGDVAPVTGLGRLIAVGLMACGIALLGAVTGAFSSWVLDVFTRGDENGPPGSR encoded by the coding sequence ATGGACGTCAAGGAGGCCGCTGAGCGCCTGCCCCGCTGGGAGGCACGCACGGAGGTGCCGCTGTTCGCTGCCTCCGTGCTCTTCCTGGCCTGTTACGCGGTCCTTGTGCTGGCCCAGAGGGCCGATGCGCTGCTGCGCGACGTCGCACTGGCCTTGGCGCTGGCCACCTGGGTGGTCTTCGCCGCGGACTACGCGATCCGGCTCGTACTGAGCGGACAGGGCCTGCGCTTCCCCCGCTCGCACTGGCTGGACACGCTGGTACTGGTACTGCCGCTGCTGCGGCCTCTGCGCATGGTGAAGGTGTACAGCGCCGTACAGCAGCGGCGGGCCCGGCCGCGGCTGAGCCTGCAGGCCAGGGTGATGGCCTATGCGAGTCTGTCTGCCGTGCTGCTCGGCTTCGCCGCCGCTCTCGCCGTCTACAGCAGCGAACGCTCCGCGCCGGACGCCACCATCCGCACCTTCGGGGACTCGGTGTGGTGGGCGGCCGCGACGCTGTCCACGGTCGGCTACGGGGATGTGGCCCCGGTGACGGGACTCGGACGGCTGATCGCGGTGGGACTGATGGCGTGCGGCATCGCCCTGCTGGGCGCGGTGACCGGTGCGTTCTCGTCCTGGGTGCTCGACGTGTTCACCCGCGGGGACGAGAACGGGCCCCCGGGGAGCCGCTGA
- a CDS encoding HIT family protein, with product MLLSMTSEPEQQIGVGTQDAFQRLWTPHRMAYIRGENKPTGPGSDDACPFCSIPSKSDEDGLVVARGLHVYAVLNLYPYNGGHLMVVPFRHVADYTELDVPETAELAAFTKQAMTALRTASGAHGFNIGMNQGVAAGAGIAAHLHQHVVPRWGGDTNFMPVVGHTKVLPQLLADTRKMLADAWPV from the coding sequence ATGCTGCTCAGCATGACGAGTGAGCCGGAACAGCAGATCGGAGTGGGCACTCAGGACGCGTTCCAGCGTCTGTGGACGCCCCACCGGATGGCGTACATCCGGGGTGAGAACAAGCCGACTGGACCGGGGTCGGACGACGCGTGTCCCTTCTGCTCGATTCCGTCGAAGTCCGACGAGGACGGTCTGGTCGTCGCGCGCGGGCTCCATGTGTACGCGGTGCTCAACCTCTACCCGTACAACGGCGGCCATCTCATGGTCGTGCCGTTCCGCCATGTCGCCGACTACACCGAACTGGATGTGCCGGAGACCGCCGAACTCGCCGCCTTCACCAAGCAGGCGATGACCGCGCTGCGTACCGCGTCGGGTGCGCACGGCTTCAACATCGGCATGAACCAGGGTGTCGCCGCCGGCGCCGGGATCGCCGCGCACCTGCATCAGCACGTCGTACCGCGCTGGGGCGGCGACACCAATTTCATGCCGGTCGTCGGGCACACCAAGGTGCTGCCGCAGCTGCTGGCGGACACCCGGAAGATGCTCGCCGACGCCTGGCCCGTGTGA